In a single window of the Penaeus monodon isolate SGIC_2016 chromosome 3, NSTDA_Pmon_1, whole genome shotgun sequence genome:
- the LOC119591169 gene encoding uncharacterized protein LOC119591169 isoform X1 — protein MEVLAKSLAAAPRLLMLCKPCAARPRTPAPTPTHECHMAHDISTSSSTTSSTTSLQPQQIESPFAANKTNDLLRACSTCAQQIAQASSSQHVCSPAHELAPALSNGNGSGMGGGNGRRLNRRTELDFEELMALQMAGDIALIDVRNPKELEKHDAIPGAVNIPLCHLKLALQLSDEEWAREFQVEKPAKCDRNLVFYARGPNASSAAVEIAHRLGFKMSRHYIGGWEEYSKKTGQPLTKSQDPSPFSNYYQNQFDQYFL, from the exons ATGGAGGTTCTGGCCAAGTCCCTGGCTGCTGCCCCGCGACTCCTCATGTTGTGTAAGCCTTGTGCCGCCCGGCCCCGCACGCCcgcacccacgcccacccacgaGTGCCACATGGCCCATgacatctccacctcctcctccaccacttcctccaccacttccCTCCAACCCCAACAAATCGAGAGTCCCTTTGCTGCTAACAAAACTAACGACTTACTCAGAG cGTGCAGCACGTGCGCCCAGCAGATCGCGCAGGCCTCCAGCTCCCAGCACGTGTGTTCACCCGCCCACGAACTCGCGCCGGCGCTCTCCAACGGCAACGGCAGCGGCATGGGCGGCGGGAACGGGCGTCGCCTCAACCGCCGCACCGAGCTCGACTTCGAGGAGCTGATGGCGCTGCAGATGGCCGGCGACATCGCGCTCATCGATGTCAGGAACCCCAAGGAGCTGGAGAAGCATGACGCCATCCCCGGGGCCGTCAACATCCCCC tGTGCCACTTGAAGCTCGCCCTCCAGCTGTCCGACGAGGAGTGGGCCAGGGAGTTCCAGGTCGAGAAGCCCGCCAAGTGCGACCGCAACTTAGTGTTCTACGCCCGGGGTCCCAACGCCTCGAGTGCTGCTGTGGAGATCGCCCATCGCCTTGGGTTTAAGAT gtCAAGGCACTACATCGGCGGGTGGGAAGAGTACAGCAAGAAAACCGGGCAGCCTCTCACCAAGAGCCAGGACCCCAGTCCCTTCAGCAACTACTACCAGAACCAGTTTGATCAGTACTTCCTGTAG